In one Podarcis muralis chromosome 7, rPodMur119.hap1.1, whole genome shotgun sequence genomic region, the following are encoded:
- the LOC114603441 gene encoding interferon-inducible GTPase 5-like — translation MVEDFEVAISQGQLGDAMSHVLAKPLPFFNSTSLHIAVVGEPGSGKSSFINAMLGLRANDPRAAATGIQMTTVQVKDYPHPTLPQVILWDHPGRGTPIFGEDKFEKVNLNRFDFFIIVGSQRFRSTHSDLVREIQDMGKSFYFVRTKADLDLSAAKRQQPSDYNEEKVLLHIQEDCKECLVREGVRDPQVFIVSNWEADCFDFPLLQETLKNDLLRLKKQAFLLRFPSICLPILEKKKITVKEKIWTKRLCLLVALGSPVPFLLPISLFSKFRSWCFLDFGLDNPSLAALAQRVGKTSTALKAAMQSLGMFSAILWVLPDLVGLSVMAYEYHRWEHFPIFGLLLSGGISLLRTYFMLQKCISGAADDTQRVLSKALEAEGKKSI, via the coding sequence ATGGTGGAAGACTTCGAGGTAGCCATCTCTCAGGGCCAATTGGGAGATGCTATGTCACATGTGCTGGCAAAACCACTGCCCTTTTTCAACAGCACTTCGCTCCACATTGCTGTAGTAGGAGAGCCCGGTTCTGGGAAGTCCTCCTTCATCAATGCCATGCTGGGTCTTCGTGCCAATGACCCGCGTGCCGCTGCAACTGGCATACAGATGACAACTGTGCAAGTCAAGGATTACCCACACCCGACACTTCCACAAGTGATCCTTTGGGACCACCCTGGAAGGGGAACGCCAATTTTTGGAGAGGACAAATTTGAGAAGGTCAATTTGAATCGCTTTGATTTCTTCATCATTGTTGGCTCCCAGCGCTTCCGCTCCACCCATTCTGACCTGGTCCGTGAGATCCAAGATATGGGCAAGAGCTTCTACTTTGTGCGTACCAAAGCAGACCTGGACCTGTCGGCCGCCAAGAGGCAACAGCCATCTGACTACAATGAGGAGAAGGTTCTCTTGCACATCCAGGAGGACTGCAAAGAGTGCTTGGTAAGAGAAGGAGTGAGGGACCCACAAGTCTTCATCGTCTCCAACTGGGAAGCCGACTGCTTTGATTTCCCCCTTCTGCAGGAAACGCTGAAGAATGATCTCTTGCGGCTGAAGAAGCAAGCCTTTCTGCTCCGCTTCCCTAGCATCTGCCTGCCTATcttggagaaaaagaaaatcactGTGAAGGAGAAGATTTGGACCaaaaggctttgtttgctggttGCTCTTGGAAGCCCagttcccttccttctccccataTCTCTGTTTAGTAAGTTCCGCTCCTGGTGCTTCCTAGACTTTGGCCTGGACAATCCATCCCTTGCAGCTCTGGCCCAGCGTGTTGGAAAGACAAGCACAGCCCTTAAAGCAGCAATGCAGTCGCTGGGAATGTTCTCTGCCATTTTATGGGTGCTGCCCGACTTGGTGGGACTCTCAGTGATGGCTTATGAATATCACCGCTGGGAGCATTTCCCCATCTTTGGCCTTCTTCTGTCCGGAGGGATTTCGCTTCTTCGCACCTACTTCATGCTGCAGAAATGCATATCGGGtgctgctgatgacacccagaggGTTTTGTCCAAAGCTCTTGAGGCAGAGGGGAAAAAGTCCATTTAG